From Eremothecium sinecaudum strain ATCC 58844 chromosome V, complete sequence, a single genomic window includes:
- the DBP3 gene encoding RNA-dependent ATPase DBP3 (Syntenic homolog of Ashbya gossypii AFL080W; Syntenic homolog of Saccharomyces cerevisiae YGL078C (DBP3)), translated as MAKDEIKDKKRKIQDDEVVDAKKRKEDKPVKVKKDKKEKKDKKEKKDKKEKKDKKDKKDKKDKKDKKEKVEKKESSSKKERKDKEEKVEKTEDQVKHQPKKASKAQSNSTYIETEELSNVPQSEIDQFFKDNEATVDDPESLGLRPLLSFSNVRLHHKIQEEISKFSKPTPIQAISWPYLLSGKNVIGVAETGSGKTFAFGVPAVNNILTSGRKDNNVRCLVISPTRELASQIYDNLVKLTDTVSLQCCCIYGGVPKDEQRAQVKRSQIVVATPGRLLDLLEEGAIDLSAVEYLVLDEADRMLEKGFEEDIKKIVSHTRSSNRQTLMFTATWPEEVRELAATFMKDPVKISIGNREELTANKKITQVVEVIDQFKKDRRLLELLKKYQSGSKKDDKVLIFALYKKEATRVERNLKYNGYHVAAIHGDLSQQQRTQALNDFKTGKSKILLATDVAARGLDIPNVKAVINLTFPLTVEDYVHRIGRTGRAGATGIAHTLFTDQEKHLAGALVNVLNGANQLVPEELKKFGTHTKKKEHSAYGAFYKSVDLSKKPKKITFE; from the coding sequence ATGGCGAAGGACGAGATTAAGGATAAGAAAAGAAAGATACAAGATGATGAGGTTGTAGATGCTAAAAAGAGGAAGGAGGATAAGCCGGTCAAGGTGAAGAAGGACAAAAAAGAGAAGAAGGATaagaaagagaagaaggacaagaaagagaagaaggacaagaaggacaagaaggacaagaagGATAAGAAGGATAAGAAGGAGAAGGTTGAAAAGAAGGAGAGCTCATCGAAGAAAGAGAGGAAAGACAAGGAAGAGAAGGTAGAAAAGACTGAGGATCAAGTGAAGCACCAGCCAAAAAAGGCCTCCAAAGCTCAGTCTAACTCGACATACATCGAGACTGAAGAACTAAGTAATGTTCCTCAGTCTGAAATAGATCAGTTCTTCAAGGATAACGAAGCTACCGTCGATGACCCCGAATCGTTGGGTTTAAGACCGCTATTGTCGTTTTCAAACGTTAGGTTGCATCATAAGATTCAGGAGGAAATCTCTAAGTTTTCAAAACCAACTCCTATACAGGCTATATCCTGGCCATATTTACTGTCTGGAAAGAATGTCATTGGTGTTGCCGAAACCGGATCAGGGAAGACTTTTGCGTTTGGAGTGCCTGCTGTAAACAACATTCTTACATCCGGACGCAAAGATAATAACGTTCGATGCTTGGTTATTTCACCAACAAGAGAGTTGGCATCTCAAATTTATGATAACTTAGTTAAGCTTACTGACACGGTCTCTTTGCAATGTTGTTGTATTTATGGTGGTGTACCTAAAGATGAACAAAGAGCGCAGGTTAAGAGATCCCAAATTGTCGTCGCTACTCCGGGCAGGTTATTGGATCTTCTAGAAGAAGGCGCCATCGACTTGTCCGCAGTGGAGTACTTGGTCCTCGATGAGGCGGATAGAATGTTAGAAAAGGGTTTTGAAGAGGATATCAAAAAGATTGTAAGTCACACACGTTCTAGCAACAGGCAGACATTGATGTTCACCGCTACTTGGCCAGAAGAAGTCCGTGAGCTGGCTGCAACGTTTATGAAAGACCCGGTCAAAATCTCTATCGGTAATAGAGAGGAGTTAACCGCAAACAAAAAAATCACCCAAGTCGTCGAAGTTATAGACCAATTCAAAAAGGATAGGAGGCTCCTAGAGCTCTTAAAAAAGTATCAGTCTGGTTCTAAAAAAGACGACAAAGTCTTGATATTTGCCTTGTACAAGAAAGAAGCAACAAGAGTTGAAAGGAACCTCAAGTACAATGGTTACCACGTTGCTGCAATCCACGGTGATTTATCTCAACAGCAAAGAACTCAAGCGCTAAACGACTTTAAGACCGGGAAATCAAAAATTCTTCTTGCAACTGACGTTGCTGCTCGAGGTCTAGACATCCCCAACGTCAAGGCGGTCATCAACTTAACGTTCCCTCTAACTGTAGAAGACTATGTTCACAGAATTGGTCGTACAGGTAGAGCTGGTGCCACTGGTATTGCGCATACATTATTTACTGATCAAGAAAAGCATTTAGCCGGAGCCCTTGTAAACGTCTTGAACGGAGCAAACCAGCTTGTTCCAGAggaattaaaaaaattcGGAACTCATacaaagaagaaggaacATAGTGCATACGGTGCTTTCTATAAGTCGGTTGACTTAAGCAAGAAGCCTAAAAAGATCACTTTTGAATAA
- a CDS encoding fatty acid desaturase (Syntenic homolog of Ashbya gossypii AFL079W; Syntenic homolog of Ashbya gossypii NOHBY604; No homolog in Saccharomyces cerevisiae; Syntenic homolog of Kluyveromyces lactis KLLA0E19569g): MSRDSVLTRTEIKDRISKGEVLVIYNSLVLRLDKWIKYHPGGDKVIYHLVGKDATTEMNILHGDDTIDTFAKWRIGRIDYRWENLLPPIQAGKTQDSKNTKLDIDEDDEESEATLYSSSSSQSCDSTLNSQATLYDTVIADPMLPSERFDAKLIEDEEAELPSFDPDTQAYILEEYEKTRKLLLEAGLFNCRYYKYLKEAARIGTLLFLVYYTLYHKNMQLLSAFLLGCAWQQAVFIAHDAGHISITHHYQVDSVIGIIIASFIGGLSLGWWKRSHNVHHLVTNDPEHDPDIQQLPFFASSVRFFKNLYSTYYERYVTFDILAKKLVPLQHYYYYPILAFGRFNLYVLSWTHLLSFLGPCNGSAAWFRYLEIAGMLFFNYWFVYLILICGLNTFWERVQYVLVSHCVTVILHVQILLSHFAMSSATVSPKESFPLRQVRSSMDVHCPPWLDFFHGGLQFQIVHHLFPRLPRHNLREAQPHVIELCKKVGIKYTIYGFYSGNKKVVSHLRDIAQQAKIMLDCANTLQKEGLYEH; this comes from the coding sequence ATGTCAAGGGATTCGGTCTTAACGAGAACTGAGATCAAAGATAGGATCTCAAAAGGTGAAGTCCTTGTTATATACAATTCTCTAGTGCTTAGGTTAGATAAATGGATTAAATATCATCCTGGTGGAGATAAGGTGATATACCATTTGGTAGGGAAAGATGCTACTACGGAGATGAATATTTTACATGGCGATGACACCATAGATACTTTTGCTAAGTGGCGTATAGGCAGGATTGACTACCGTTGGGAAAACCTACTTCCGCCTATTCAAGCCGGTAAAACTCAGGATTCTAAAAACACCAAGCTAGATATCGATGAGGATGATGAGGAAAGTGAGGCTACACTTTACTCCTCGTCATCTTCGCAGTCTTGTGATTCAACGCTTAACTCACAGGCGACGCTTTACGATACAGTGATCGCTGATCCTATGCTGCCTTCTGAAAGGTTTGATGCCAAGCTTATCGAGGATGAAGAGGCAGAGTTGCCTAGCTTCGATCCAGACACTCAAGCTTATATTCTTGAAGAGTACGAGAAGACCCGTAAGCTACTACTGGAAGCGGGTTTATTCAACTGTCGTTACTACAAGTACCTGAAGGAAGCTGCGAGAATAGGTACGCTGTTATTCCTTGTCTACTACACTTTGTATCACAAGAATATGCAGTTATTATCTGCATTTCTTTTGGGATGTGCTTGGCAACAAGCAGTATTTATTGCGCACGATGCGGGGCACATCTCCATTACTCACCACTACCAGGTGGACAGTGTTATAGGTATAATAATCGCTTCATTCATTGGAGGATTATCATTGGGATGGTGGAAGCGCAGTCATAACGTCCACCACTTGGTCACAAACGATCCCGAACATGATCCAGATATCCAGCAGCTGCCATTTTTTGCAAGCAGCGTGCGGTTTTTCAAGAACCTTTACTCGACGTACTACGAAAGATACGTCACATTCGATATACTGGCGAAGAAATTAGTGCCTCTACAGCATTATTACTACTATCCTATATTGGCATTCGGTAGGTTTAACCTTTACGTTCTAAGCTGGACCCATCTGCTGTCGTTTTTGGGCCCTTGCAATGGTTCCGCAGCGTGGTTCCGCTATCTCGAAATTGCTGGTAtgctcttcttcaactATTGGTTCGTCTACCTCATTCTTATCTGCGGACTCAACACTTTCTGGGAGAGAGTGCAGTACGTTTTGGTTTCCCATTGTGTTACCGTAATTCTACATGTCCAGATCCTCTTATCGCATTTCGCTATGTCTTCTGCTACTGTCTCTCCTAAAGAGTCGTTCCCTTTGAGGCAAGTAAGATCTTCTATGGATGTGCACTGTCCTCCTTGGCTTGACTTTTTCCACGGAGGCCTTCAATTTCAAATTGTGCATCACTTATTCCCAAGGTTGCCAAGGCATAACCTGAGAGAAGCCCAGCCTCATGTCATAGAATTATGCAAGAAGGTTGGTATTAAATACACCATTTACGGCTTTTACAGTGGTAACAAGAAAGTTGTCTCCCACTTGCGGGACATTGCTCAGCAAGCAAAAATAATGCTTGACTGTGCTAATACTTTACAAAAAGAAGGACTGTATGAGCATTAG
- the OXR1 gene encoding Oxr1p (Syntenic homolog of Ashbya gossypii AFL078W; Syntenic homolog of Saccharomyces cerevisiae YPL196W (OXR1)), producing MSTDGWRTTFKKLHRSLSYNTRPTMPKKEVNELALKEYPFEDNSPLPPIKLIGFKSSTRDRLLNSELCEEVRTLLPRRIQLYTDWHLLYSLEQHGASLHSLYERVRFSDQGNSRVGYLLVIRDRKGGVFGAYANEPFHQTEGRRYYGNGECFLWKVDKVPNVVLGRPAHIHDHNDELTSHRLQFRGYTYTGINEFCIYSTNMFLSMGAGNGHYGLWCDEGLVHGSTEPSLTFGNDTLSREGKKFHIIGLEVWKVG from the coding sequence ATGAGTACAGATGGCTGGAGAACTACTTTCAAAAAGTTACACCGATCCCTATCATACAATACAAGACCAACAATGCCAAAGAAAGAAGTAAACGAACTAGCTCTTAAAGAATATCCCTTCGAAGATAACTCCCCGCTGCCGCCAATAAAACTGATAGGTTTTAAAAGTTCAACTCGTGATCGCTTACTAAACAGTGAACTCTGCGAGGAAGTTCGGACATTACTACCTAGGAGGATCCAACTGTACACCGACTGGCATTTACTATACAGCTTAGAACAACATGGCGCTTCTCTGCATTCTCTATATGAACGTGTAAGGTTTTCGGATCAAGGAAATAGTAGAGTGGGTTACCTACTAGTTATTAGAGATAGGAAAGGTGGTGTTTTCGGGGCATATGCTAATGAACCCTTTCACCAGACCGAAGGGAGACGCTATTACGGGAATGGGGAATGTTTCTTATGGAAGGTAGATAAGGTTCCTAACGTCGTCCTCGGGAGGCCGGCTCATATTCATGACCATAATGACGAGCTTACATCGCATAGATTGCAATTTAGGGGTTACACATATACGGGTATTAATGAATTTTGCATATATTCTACCAACATGTTTTTATCAATGGGCGCTGGGAACGGCCATTACGGCCTATGGTGCGACGAAGGCCTTGTACATGGCTCAACTGAGCCCAGTCTAACGTTTGGGAATGATACGTTAAGTCGAGAAGGCAAGAAATTCCACATAATTGGTCTAGAAGTTTGGAAAGTCGGCTAA
- a CDS encoding 60S ribosomal protein uL30 (Syntenic homolog of Ashbya gossypii AFL082W; Syntenic homolog of Saccharomyces cerevisiae YGL076C (RPL7A) and YPL198W (RPL7B); 2-introns in Ashbya gossypii): protein MIAAKKINSVYNKVVAPESQTKKVKAQQKTAEQVAAERAARKASNKEKRAAILERNAAYQKEYETAQRAVIDAKREAKASGSYYVEAQPKLVFIVRIKGISKIPPKPRKVLQLLRLTQINSGVFVKVTKATSELIKLVEPYVAYGYPSYSTVRQLIYKRGYGKINKQRIPLSENAIIEANLGKYGLISIDDLIHEIITVGPNFKQANNFLWPFKLSNPSGGWGVPRKFKHFIQGGAFGNREEFINQLVKAMN from the exons ATGATTGCTGCTAA GAAGATTAATTCCGTTTACAACAAGGTTGTGGCCCCAGAGTCTCAAACCAAGAAGGTCAAGGCTCAACAAAAGACCGCTGAGCAAGTTGCTGCCGAAAGAGCTGCTCGTAAGGCT TCCAACAAGGAAAAGAGAGCTGCTATCTTGGAAAGAAACGCTGCTTATCAAAAGGAATACGAAACCGCTCAAAGAGCTGTTATCGACGCCAAGAGAGAAGCTAAGGCTTCCGGTTCTTACTACGTTGAAGCTCAACCAAAGTTGGTCTTCATCGTAAGAATCAAGGGTATCAGCAAGATCCCACCAAAGCCAAGAAAGGTTTTGCAATTGTTGAGATTGACTCAAATTAACTCTGGTGTTTTCGTCAAGGTCACCAAGGCTACTTCCGAGTTGATCAAGTTGGTTGAGCCATACGTCGCTTACGGTTACCCATCCTACTCTACTGTCAGACAATTGATCTACAAGAGAGGTTACGGTAAGATCAACAAGCAAAGAATTCCTTTGTCCGAAAACGCTATCATTGAAGCTAACTTGGGTAAGTACGGTTTGATTTCCATTGATGACTTGATCCACGAAATCATTACTGTTGGTCCAAACTTCAAGCAAGCTAACAACTTCCTATGGCCATTCAAGTTGTCCAACCCATCTGGTGGTTGGGGTGTCCCAAGAAAGTTCAAGCACTTTATTCAAGGTGGTGCTTTCGGTAACCGTGAAGAATTCATTAACCAATTGGTTAAGGCTATGAACTGA
- the HNM1 gene encoding Hnm1p (Syntenic homolog of Ashbya gossypii AFL081W; Syntenic homolog of Saccharomyces cerevisiae YGL077C (HNM1)), which translates to MSKESFSNVEDEEPKYQEVEKNCCISNDGDNYQLRKSFSFWSVLGIGFGLTNSWFGISVAMITGINSGGPMMIVYGIIIIALISVCVGVSLGELSSAYPHAGGQFWWSLKLASPKYKRLAAYMCGSLAWAGSIFTSASTTLSSATQIVGMYAMFHPEYKIKSWHVFVCFEILHALLTLFNCHGRTLPIISSSALYVSLISFVTILITVLACSHGSYNDPNFVFYTFRNETGWNSSVLAFIVGLINPAWSFSCLDCATHMAFEVKKPERVIPMAIMGTIAIGFVTSFCYVIAIFFSMKDLDAIFNSNTGSPILDIYSQILQSKVGALILGFLVLLTSFGCIIACHTWQARLCWSFARDNGLPYSRIWAQVNPGLSVPLNAHLISCAVISLLGVLYLASITAFNSLITGCIAFLLLSYAVPIICLLIKKRQIKHGPFWLGKFGAFCNIVVLAWTLFALVFFSLPPMMPVTANNMNYVSVVIVGYLVYSLLYWCFKGRYSFYLVDDEELTGVTLTASTESPDSDGKLQYKVKST; encoded by the coding sequence ATGTCGAAAGAGTCTTTTTCAAATGTTGAAGACGAGGAGCCGAAATATCAGGAAGTAGAAAAGAACTGTTGCATTTCTAACGATGGCGATAATTATCAATTACGGAAGTCATTCTCTTTCTGGTCGGTGCTTGGTATTGGGTTTGGCTTGACTAATTCTTGGTTTGGGATTTCCGTAGCTATGATAACAGGAATCAACTCTGGTGGGCCAATGATGATCGTTTATGGTATTATAATTATTGCCTTAATTTCAGTGTGCGTCGGTGTCTCTTTGGGAGAATTGTCATCAGCCTACCCACACGCTGGAGGGCAATTTTGGTGGTCATTGAAGTTGGCTTCTCCCAAGTATAAACGATTAGCTGCGTATATGTGTGGATCTCTTGCATGGGCGGGTTCTATTTTTACAAGTGCTTCAACTACTTTATCGTCTGCTACTCAAATTGTGGGAATGTATGCAATGTTTCACCCTGAATATAAGATTAAGAGTTGGCATGTCTTTGTCTGCTTCGAGATTTTACATGCTCTATTAACTCTTTTCAATTGTCATGGTAGAACGCTTCCTATAATCTCATCTAGTGCGTTGTATGTATCGTTGATATCTTTTGTCACGATATTGATTACTGTGTTAGCGTGTTCTCATGGAAGCTATAATGATCCGAATTTTGTGTTTTATACTTTCAGAAACGAGACTGGTTGGAATAGCAGCGTGCTTGCGTTTATTGTGGGGTTGATAAACCCTGCCTGGTCTTTTTCGTGTCTTGATTGTGCAACTCACATGGCCTTTGAAGTCAAAAAACCGGAACGAGTCATTCCTATGGCAATCATGGGGACGATTGCTATTGGATTTGTAACTTCCTTCTGCTATGTTATAGCAATTTTCTTCTCTATGAAGGATTTGGACGCTATTTTCAACTCAAATACAGGGTCCCCTATCCTAGATATATACAGCCAGATTTTGCAGTCGAAGGTCGGTGCCTTAATACTGGGTTTCTTGGTGTTGCTAACTTCGTTTGGATGTATAATAGCATGCCACACCTGGCAAGCTAGGCTTTGCTGGTCCTTTGCTAGAGACAATGGTCTTCCTTACTCAAGAATATGGGCACAAGTTAATCCTGGACTTAGTGTACCTCTTAATGCCCACCTCATTTCATGTGCTGTTATATCACTTTTGGGTGTCTTATATTTGGCATCAATTACTGCATTCAACTCCCTGATCACAGGGTGCATCGCATTTTTACTTTTGTCCTATGCTGTACCTATTATTTGTCTCCTAATTAAGAAGAGACAGATAAAGCATGGTCCTTTCTGGCTCGGAAAATTCGGCGCGTTCTGTAATATAGTTGTATTAGCATGGACATTGTTTGCCCTGGTTTTTTTCAGCTTACCGCCAATGATGCCCGTCACAGCAAACAATATGAATTATGTATCAGTTGTGATTGTCGGGTATTTGGTTTATTCATTACTATACTGGTGTTTTAAGGGTCGTTACAGCTTCTACCTTGTTGACGACGAAGAACTTACCGGCGTCACTCTTACTGCTAGTACCGAGTCACCAGATAGCGACGGAAAATTGCAGTATAAGGTAAAATCTACATAG